One part of the Flavobacterium johnsoniae UW101 genome encodes these proteins:
- a CDS encoding NADP-dependent malic enzyme, whose translation MNKESKKREALQYHAEPTPGKIQVVPTKKYATQRDLSLAYSPGVAEPCLAIAENIEDVYKYTAKGNLVAVISNGTAVLGLGDIGPEAGKPVMEGKGLLFKIFSDIDVFDIEVDTKNVEEFIQTVKNIAPTFGGINLEDIKAPESFEIERRLIEELDIPVMHDDQHGTAIISSAALINALELAGKKAEDVKVVVSGAGSAAIACTDLYVLLGVKVENVLMFNSKGLLTKDNPALSDLQLKYAVNGPKIELAEAVKGADVFIGLSSGDILSPEMLLTMKENPIVFAMANPNPEIDYNLAVQTRKDVIMATGRSDFPNQVNNVLGFPYIFRGALDVRATKINEAMKMAAVKALAILAKEPVPEQVNVAYGAMKLGFGQEYIIPKPFDPRLITVVAPAVAKAAMESGVAKNPITDWAAYEDKLRERMGNDNKMVRLITNRAKLDPKKVVFAEADQLNVLKAAQIVHEDGIGIPVLLGNRETILELKEELGFDAELEIIDPKTNEEEERRNKFANSYWESRERRGVSLLDAQKFMRERNYFAAMMVNEGEADALVTGYSRSYPSVVKPMLQLIEKAHGASLVATANMMLTSRGPMFLSDTAININPSSEDLVNIALMTAKTAKMFGIEPVIAMVSYSNFGSSTHQNASKVRDAVAYLHKNHPEMVVDGEIQADFALNSEMLQEKFPFSKLAGKKVNTLVFPNLESANITYKLMKELNKSASIGPIMMGMDKPVHIFQLGASVEEMVNMAAIAVIDAQEKENKKNKLAK comes from the coding sequence ATGAACAAAGAGAGTAAAAAAAGAGAGGCATTACAGTACCACGCTGAGCCAACTCCAGGAAAAATTCAGGTAGTTCCAACAAAAAAATATGCAACCCAGAGAGACTTATCGCTTGCGTATTCGCCGGGAGTTGCTGAACCTTGTTTAGCAATTGCAGAAAACATTGAAGATGTTTATAAATATACAGCAAAAGGAAATTTAGTTGCCGTAATTTCAAACGGTACAGCTGTTTTAGGACTTGGAGATATAGGCCCGGAAGCAGGAAAACCAGTAATGGAAGGTAAAGGTTTATTGTTTAAAATATTCTCTGATATTGATGTTTTTGATATCGAAGTTGATACAAAAAATGTTGAAGAATTTATTCAGACTGTAAAAAATATTGCTCCAACTTTTGGAGGTATTAATCTTGAAGATATTAAAGCACCAGAATCTTTTGAAATCGAAAGAAGATTAATCGAAGAATTAGACATTCCGGTAATGCACGACGATCAGCACGGAACTGCAATTATTTCTTCTGCAGCTTTAATCAATGCACTTGAATTAGCAGGAAAAAAAGCAGAAGATGTAAAAGTAGTAGTTTCTGGAGCAGGATCTGCAGCAATCGCTTGTACTGACTTATATGTTTTATTAGGAGTAAAAGTTGAAAATGTTTTAATGTTTAATAGTAAAGGACTTTTAACAAAAGACAATCCTGCACTTTCAGATTTACAATTAAAATATGCTGTTAATGGTCCTAAAATTGAGTTAGCAGAAGCGGTAAAAGGAGCAGATGTTTTCATCGGCTTATCATCTGGAGATATTTTATCGCCGGAAATGCTGTTAACAATGAAAGAAAATCCGATTGTTTTTGCAATGGCAAATCCAAATCCGGAAATCGATTATAATTTAGCTGTACAAACACGTAAAGACGTGATTATGGCTACAGGCCGTTCAGATTTTCCTAATCAGGTAAATAACGTTCTTGGTTTCCCTTATATTTTTAGAGGAGCTTTAGACGTGCGTGCTACAAAAATTAACGAAGCTATGAAAATGGCTGCTGTAAAAGCATTGGCTATTTTAGCAAAAGAACCAGTTCCAGAACAGGTTAACGTAGCTTACGGAGCAATGAAATTAGGTTTTGGGCAAGAATATATCATTCCTAAACCATTCGATCCTAGATTGATTACTGTTGTGGCACCAGCAGTTGCAAAAGCAGCAATGGAATCTGGAGTTGCAAAAAATCCTATTACAGACTGGGCAGCTTATGAAGATAAGCTTCGCGAGCGTATGGGTAACGATAATAAAATGGTGCGTTTAATTACAAACCGAGCGAAATTAGATCCTAAAAAAGTAGTTTTTGCTGAGGCAGACCAATTAAATGTGTTAAAAGCGGCACAAATTGTACACGAAGACGGAATTGGTATTCCGGTTTTATTAGGAAACAGAGAAACTATTTTAGAATTAAAAGAGGAATTAGGTTTTGACGCCGAATTAGAAATCATCGATCCTAAAACAAACGAAGAAGAAGAAAGACGTAACAAATTTGCAAATTCATACTGGGAATCAAGAGAACGCAGAGGAGTTTCATTGCTTGATGCTCAAAAATTCATGCGCGAAAGAAACTATTTCGCTGCCATGATGGTAAACGAAGGAGAAGCAGATGCACTTGTTACAGGATATTCAAGAAGTTACCCAAGTGTTGTAAAACCAATGCTGCAATTAATTGAAAAAGCACACGGCGCTTCACTTGTTGCAACAGCAAACATGATGCTTACATCACGCGGACCAATGTTCTTGTCAGATACAGCAATCAATATCAATCCATCATCAGAAGATTTAGTAAATATTGCATTGATGACTGCTAAAACAGCAAAAATGTTCGGAATTGAACCCGTAATTGCAATGGTTTCTTATTCAAACTTTGGTTCATCAACGCATCAAAATGCTTCAAAAGTAAGAGATGCAGTGGCGTATTTACATAAAAATCACCCTGAGATGGTCGTAGATGGTGAGATTCAGGCAGACTTTGCTTTAAATTCTGAAATGCTTCAGGAAAAGTTCCCATTCTCTAAACTGGCAGGTAAAAAAGTAAACACGCTTGTGTTCCCTAACTTAGAGTCGGCTAATATCACTTATAAATTGATGAAAGAACTGAATAAATCAGCTTCTATCGGGCCTATTATGATGGGAATGGATAAACCAGTTCACATTTTCCAATTAGGGGCAAGCGTTGAAGAAATGGTTAATATGGCAGCAATTGCGGTTATTGACGCTCAGGAAAAAGAAAACAAAAAGAACAAATTAGCAAAATAA
- a CDS encoding CBS domain-containing protein, producing the protein MTVDQILNAKGKNVFSVRSTTTVYEALKVMGDKNIGAILIIDGTDLKGILSERDYARKIVLKDKSSKETFVHEIMESNVFTVQLSNNIDDCMELMSSKRIRHLPVLENGTVVGIISISDVVKAIIEIQKDTIHHLNSYISQ; encoded by the coding sequence ATGACTGTAGATCAAATACTAAACGCAAAAGGGAAAAATGTTTTTTCGGTACGTTCAACCACAACTGTTTATGAAGCTTTAAAAGTAATGGGCGATAAAAACATCGGCGCTATTCTAATCATAGACGGAACCGATTTAAAAGGAATTTTATCTGAAAGAGATTATGCTCGAAAAATTGTTTTAAAAGATAAATCCTCCAAAGAAACATTTGTACATGAAATTATGGAAAGCAATGTTTTTACAGTCCAGCTTTCAAATAATATTGACGATTGTATGGAACTTATGAGTTCAAAAAGAATACGACATCTGCCTGTTTTAGAAAACGGAACCGTGGTAGGAATAATTTCTATAAGCGATGTTGTAAAAGCAATTATTGAAATTCAAAAAGATACCATTCATCATCTAAACTCTTACATCTCACAGTAA